Proteins encoded by one window of Cottoperca gobio unplaced genomic scaffold, fCotGob3.1 fCotGob3_104arrow_ctg1, whole genome shotgun sequence:
- the ptpn22 gene encoding tyrosine-protein phosphatase non-receptor type 22 isoform X5 gives MEQQARILRSFLAQLERQEAADEQASNGIAGEFARLRSQSTKYRSDRTFPTKTAEKQENAKKNRYKDIVPFDHTRVKLTLTTAKDDTEYINASFIKGMSGSRAYIATQGPLPHTVLDFLRMLWEYNVKVVVMACREVEMGKKKCERYWPQKQEQPFFCEPFSVYCDSEENKGDYLTRTLRVIYGNCSRTVKQLHYFNWPDHGVPDSIPPILDMLHEMRSYQAHDDVPFCIHCSAGCGRTGALCVIDYTWNLLKKQMISPDFNIYDIVQNMRTQRPSVVQTKVFVVSPQEQYELVYRTIRLLFERYLQWVEAETRRHEMAMVPSTITPDPESELSDLSDELDLLPHFQHLLGEEWDVSPQLRSDLPSAAEHHIALRAMDLQREQEQWRLHPEALTSTQELQEGPRSPRAVEEKIQQSDIPSMNPSPFPVVAAAICLMVEDPYFDTPIGSPSSQEAALDATLWTVSSTVSAPSLLLNDLELHSAAGKDPGHSDEEDPPPLPQRTPESFEMAAAAEHSDPSQRLMVIIPPNAAAEAVRELGGNPPSPVPPLPERTPESFEFGLDQAPVEQRSEVTPAVNLSRIGKSSEWSTASASHTDTKPWLRSKSMKAKMTFTVTHPEVASSPTPHPHCPPLTPPLLPQTEESLTPPLPDRTPESFVLPTEEPVQEKPFPLTSRPPPQVGLSSEWDGTAQPKRFLDVVMSRSKSVRAKGSRQEPLTAFWQLAPPAVAVAGAGSAAGQQDVQCRPSLNPDTSGNKSEKRDEKGVSRSRSLKLFRHKQKPKTAPPPPVTQPGTSPPSNGASSVFKLDDQHDAELQDSDSWEFITSLAHEWTCKAPKCLVPSPALCAEDQLQ, from the exons AGGCTGAGAAGCCAGTCCACTAAGTACCGCAGTGACAGAACCTTCCCCACCAAGACCGCCGAGAAGCAGGAGAACGCCAAGAAGAACCGATACAAAGACATCGTTCCCT TTGATCACACCAGAGTAAAGCTCACACTCACCACCGCTAAAGATGACACCGAGTACATCAACGCCAGTTTCATCAAG GGCATGTCGGGGTCCAGGGCTTACATCGCTACTCAGGGTCCTCTGCCTCACACCGTGCTGGACTTCTTGAGGATGCTGTGGGAGTACAacgtgaag GTCGTGGTGATGGCCTGTCGAGAAGTTGAGATGGGAAAG AAGAAGTGTGAGCGCTACTGGCCACAGAAACAAGAGCAGCCGTTCTTCTGTGAGCCTTTCTCAGTTTACTGC GATTCTGAGGAAAATAAAGGAGATTATCTGACAAGGACGTTAAGGGTGATTTATGGCAAC tGTAGCCGAACTGTGAAACAGCTGCACTACTTCAACTGGCCCGATCACGGCGTGCCAGACTCCATCCCTCCCATCCTGGACATGTTGCACGAGATGCGGTCCTACCAAGCCCACGACGACGTCCCCTTTTGCATCCACTGCAG TGCCGGCTGTGGGAGAACAGGAGCCCTGTGTGTCATCGACTACACCTGGAACCTGCTGAAGAAGCAG ATGATCTCTCCAGATTTCAATATCTACGACATAGTTCAAAACATGAGAACCCAGAGGCCCTCAGTGGTTCAAACCAAG GTTTTTGTTGTTTCACCTCAGGAACAATATGAGCTGGTGTACAGAACCATCAGGCTGCTGTTTGAGAGATATCTGCAGTGGGTGGAGGCAGAGACCCGCAGACATGAG ATGGCGATGGTCCCGTCCACGATCACGCCCGACCCTGAGAGCGAGCTGTCTGACCTCAGTGACGAGCTGGATTTGCTGCCACACTTCCAGCACCTGCTCGGCGAGGAGTGGGACGTTTCACCACAGCTCCGCTCCGACCTGCCTTCTGCTGCAGAACATCACATTGCCTTGCGAGCCATGGACTTGCAGAGGGAGCAGGAGCAGTGGCGCCTACATCCTGAGGCTCTGACCTCCACTCAGGAGCTGCAGGAAGGACCCAGGAGCCCGAGAGCAGTAGAGGAGAAGATCCAGCAGAGCGACATACCGTCGATGAACCCCTCACCTTTCCCAGTGGTGGCAGCAGCCATCTGTCTGATGGTGGAAGACCCCTACTTTGACACTCCCATAGGCTCCCCTTCATCCCAGGAGGCCGCGCTGGACGCCACACTGTGGACAGTTAGCTCCACGGTCAGCGCGCCCTCACTACTTCTGAACGACCTGGAGCTGCACTCTGCTGCAGGTAAAG ATCCTGGTCATAGCGATGAGGAggatcctcctcctctacctcaaCGAACCCCTGAATCCTTTGAGATGGCTGCGGCTGCAG AGCACTCGGATCCGTCTCAAAGGTTGATGGTTATCATTCCACCCAACGCTGCCGCGGAGGCTGTCAGGGAGTTGGGAG gTAATCCCCCCTCACCTGTCCCCCCACTTCCAGAGAGAACCCCTGAGTCCTTTGAGTTTGGCCTCGATCAAG CTCCCGTAGAGCAGAGGTCGGAGGTCACGCCGGCAGTGAACCTGAGCAGAATAGGAAAGTCTTCAGAGTGGTCCACTGCCTCGGCCTCTCACACCGACACCAAACCCTGGCTCAGGAGTAAG AGTATGAAAGCAAAAATGACCTTCACAG TAACACATCCTGAGGTTGCATCATCTCCGACCCCCCACCCTCACTGCCCCCCTCTGACTCCTCCGCTGCTTCCTCAAA CCGAGGAGAGCCTGACTCCTCCGCTTCCTGACAGAACACCCGAGTCCTTCGTCCTCCCCACCGAAGAGC CAGTTCAGGAGAAACCCTTCCCTCTGACATCACGGCCCCCGCCTCAGGTCGGCCTGTCCTCCGAGTGGGACGGCACCGCTCAGCCGAAGAGATTCCTCGATGTTGTGATGAGCAGGAGCAAG AGCGTTCGAGCGAAAGGTTCCAGACAAG AGCCCCTGACTGCGTTCTGGCAGCTCGCTCCACCTGCTGTGGCCGTGGCTGGAGCAGGAAGTG cagcGGGGCAGCAGGATGTGCAGTGCAGACCCTCCCTGAACCCTGACACGTCAGGAAACAAATcggagaagagagatgagaagggTGTATCTCGATCGAGG AGTCTCAAGCTTTTtagacacaaacagaaac CTAAAACTGCACCTCCACCGCCTGTCACTCAACCTGGAACATCACCTCCATCAAACGGAGCCTCGTCAGTGTTCAAACTCG ATGATCAACATGACGCAGAGCTACAGGACTCGGACAGCTGGGAGTTTATTACGAGTCTCGCACACGAGTGGACGTGCAAAGCACCGAAGTGCCTTGTGCCCAGCCCTGCACTCTGTGCAGAAGATCAACTACAGTGA
- the ptpn22 gene encoding tyrosine-protein phosphatase non-receptor type 22 isoform X7 has product MEQQARILRSFLAQLERQEAADEQASNGIAGEFARLRSQSTKYRSDRTFPTKTAEKQENAKKNRYKDIVPFDHTRVKLTLTTAKDDTEYINASFIKGMSGSRAYIATQGPLPHTVLDFLRMLWEYNVKVVVMACREVEMGKKKCERYWPQKQEQPFFCEPFSVYCDSEENKGDYLTRTLRVIYGNCSRTVKQLHYFNWPDHGVPDSIPPILDMLHEMRSYQAHDDVPFCIHCSAGCGRTGALCVIDYTWNLLKKQMISPDFNIYDIVQNMRTQRPSVVQTKVFVVSPQEQYELVYRTIRLLFERYLQWVEAETRRHEMAMVPSTITPDPESELSDLSDELDLLPHFQHLLGEEWDVSPQLRSDLPSAAEHHIALRAMDLQREQEQWRLHPEALTSTQELQEGPRSPRAVEEKIQQSDIPSMNPSPFPVVAAAICLMVEDPYFDTPIGSPSSQEAALDATLWTVSSTVSAPSLLLNDLELHSAAGKDPGHSDEEDPPPLPQRTPESFEMAAAAEHSDPSQRLMVIIPPNAAAEAVRELGGNPPSPVPPLPERTPESFEFGLDQAPVEQRSEVTPAVNLSRIGKSSEWSTASASHTDTKPWLRSKSMKAKMTFTVTHPEVASSPTPHPHCPPLTPPLLPQTEESLTPPLPDRTPESFVLPTEEPVQEKPFPLTSRPPPQVGLSSEWDGTAQPKRFLDVVMSRSKSVRAKGSRQVEPLTAFWQLAPPAVAVAGAGSAAAGQQDVQCRPSLNPDTSGNKSEKRDEKGVSRSRSLKLFRHKQKPKTAPPPPVTQPGTSPPSNGASSVFKLGFGIRFRKPKGPRTYPETWV; this is encoded by the exons AGGCTGAGAAGCCAGTCCACTAAGTACCGCAGTGACAGAACCTTCCCCACCAAGACCGCCGAGAAGCAGGAGAACGCCAAGAAGAACCGATACAAAGACATCGTTCCCT TTGATCACACCAGAGTAAAGCTCACACTCACCACCGCTAAAGATGACACCGAGTACATCAACGCCAGTTTCATCAAG GGCATGTCGGGGTCCAGGGCTTACATCGCTACTCAGGGTCCTCTGCCTCACACCGTGCTGGACTTCTTGAGGATGCTGTGGGAGTACAacgtgaag GTCGTGGTGATGGCCTGTCGAGAAGTTGAGATGGGAAAG AAGAAGTGTGAGCGCTACTGGCCACAGAAACAAGAGCAGCCGTTCTTCTGTGAGCCTTTCTCAGTTTACTGC GATTCTGAGGAAAATAAAGGAGATTATCTGACAAGGACGTTAAGGGTGATTTATGGCAAC tGTAGCCGAACTGTGAAACAGCTGCACTACTTCAACTGGCCCGATCACGGCGTGCCAGACTCCATCCCTCCCATCCTGGACATGTTGCACGAGATGCGGTCCTACCAAGCCCACGACGACGTCCCCTTTTGCATCCACTGCAG TGCCGGCTGTGGGAGAACAGGAGCCCTGTGTGTCATCGACTACACCTGGAACCTGCTGAAGAAGCAG ATGATCTCTCCAGATTTCAATATCTACGACATAGTTCAAAACATGAGAACCCAGAGGCCCTCAGTGGTTCAAACCAAG GTTTTTGTTGTTTCACCTCAGGAACAATATGAGCTGGTGTACAGAACCATCAGGCTGCTGTTTGAGAGATATCTGCAGTGGGTGGAGGCAGAGACCCGCAGACATGAG ATGGCGATGGTCCCGTCCACGATCACGCCCGACCCTGAGAGCGAGCTGTCTGACCTCAGTGACGAGCTGGATTTGCTGCCACACTTCCAGCACCTGCTCGGCGAGGAGTGGGACGTTTCACCACAGCTCCGCTCCGACCTGCCTTCTGCTGCAGAACATCACATTGCCTTGCGAGCCATGGACTTGCAGAGGGAGCAGGAGCAGTGGCGCCTACATCCTGAGGCTCTGACCTCCACTCAGGAGCTGCAGGAAGGACCCAGGAGCCCGAGAGCAGTAGAGGAGAAGATCCAGCAGAGCGACATACCGTCGATGAACCCCTCACCTTTCCCAGTGGTGGCAGCAGCCATCTGTCTGATGGTGGAAGACCCCTACTTTGACACTCCCATAGGCTCCCCTTCATCCCAGGAGGCCGCGCTGGACGCCACACTGTGGACAGTTAGCTCCACGGTCAGCGCGCCCTCACTACTTCTGAACGACCTGGAGCTGCACTCTGCTGCAGGTAAAG ATCCTGGTCATAGCGATGAGGAggatcctcctcctctacctcaaCGAACCCCTGAATCCTTTGAGATGGCTGCGGCTGCAG AGCACTCGGATCCGTCTCAAAGGTTGATGGTTATCATTCCACCCAACGCTGCCGCGGAGGCTGTCAGGGAGTTGGGAG gTAATCCCCCCTCACCTGTCCCCCCACTTCCAGAGAGAACCCCTGAGTCCTTTGAGTTTGGCCTCGATCAAG CTCCCGTAGAGCAGAGGTCGGAGGTCACGCCGGCAGTGAACCTGAGCAGAATAGGAAAGTCTTCAGAGTGGTCCACTGCCTCGGCCTCTCACACCGACACCAAACCCTGGCTCAGGAGTAAG AGTATGAAAGCAAAAATGACCTTCACAG TAACACATCCTGAGGTTGCATCATCTCCGACCCCCCACCCTCACTGCCCCCCTCTGACTCCTCCGCTGCTTCCTCAAA CCGAGGAGAGCCTGACTCCTCCGCTTCCTGACAGAACACCCGAGTCCTTCGTCCTCCCCACCGAAGAGC CAGTTCAGGAGAAACCCTTCCCTCTGACATCACGGCCCCCGCCTCAGGTCGGCCTGTCCTCCGAGTGGGACGGCACCGCTCAGCCGAAGAGATTCCTCGATGTTGTGATGAGCAGGAGCAAG AGCGTTCGAGCGAAAGGTTCCAGACAAG TAGAGCCCCTGACTGCGTTCTGGCAGCTCGCTCCACCTGCTGTGGCCGTGGCTGGAGCAGGAAGTG cagcagcGGGGCAGCAGGATGTGCAGTGCAGACCCTCCCTGAACCCTGACACGTCAGGAAACAAATcggagaagagagatgagaagggTGTATCTCGATCGAGG AGTCTCAAGCTTTTtagacacaaacagaaac CTAAAACTGCACCTCCACCGCCTGTCACTCAACCTGGAACATCACCTCCATCAAACGGAGCCTCGTCAGTGTTCAAACTCG GATTTGGGATCCGTTTTAGAAAGCCAAAAGGCCCGCGGACTTATCCCGAGACCTGGGTTTGA
- the ptpn22 gene encoding tyrosine-protein phosphatase non-receptor type 22 isoform X2: protein MEQQARILRSFLAQLERQEAADEQASNGIAGEFARLRSQSTKYRSDRTFPTKTAEKQENAKKNRYKDIVPFDHTRVKLTLTTAKDDTEYINASFIKGMSGSRAYIATQGPLPHTVLDFLRMLWEYNVKVVVMACREVEMGKKKCERYWPQKQEQPFFCEPFSVYCDSEENKGDYLTRTLRVIYGNCSRTVKQLHYFNWPDHGVPDSIPPILDMLHEMRSYQAHDDVPFCIHCSAGCGRTGALCVIDYTWNLLKKQMISPDFNIYDIVQNMRTQRPSVVQTKVFVVSPQEQYELVYRTIRLLFERYLQWVEAETRRHEMAMVPSTITPDPESELSDLSDELDLLPHFQHLLGEEWDVSPQLRSDLPSAAEHHIALRAMDLQREQEQWRLHPEALTSTQELQEGPRSPRAVEEKIQQSDIPSMNPSPFPVVAAAICLMVEDPYFDTPIGSPSSQEAALDATLWTVSSTVSAPSLLLNDLELHSAAGKDPGHSDEEDPPPLPQRTPESFEMAAAAEHSDPSQRLMVIIPPNAAAEAVRELGGNPPSPVPPLPERTPESFEFGLDQAPVEQRSEVTPAVNLSRIGKSSEWSTASASHTDTKPWLRSKSMKAKMTFTVTHPEVASSPTPHPHCPPLTPPLLPQTEESLTPPLPDRTPESFVLPTEEPVQEKPFPLTSRPPPQVGLSSEWDGTAQPKRFLDVVMSRSKSVRAKGSRQVEPLTAFWQLAPPAVAVAGAGSAAGQQDVQCRPSLNPDTSGNKSEKRDEKGVSRSRSLKLFRHKQKPKTAPPPPVTQPGTSPPSNGASSVFKLDDQHDAELQDSDSWEFITSLAHEWTCKAPKCLVPSPALCAEDQLQ from the exons AGGCTGAGAAGCCAGTCCACTAAGTACCGCAGTGACAGAACCTTCCCCACCAAGACCGCCGAGAAGCAGGAGAACGCCAAGAAGAACCGATACAAAGACATCGTTCCCT TTGATCACACCAGAGTAAAGCTCACACTCACCACCGCTAAAGATGACACCGAGTACATCAACGCCAGTTTCATCAAG GGCATGTCGGGGTCCAGGGCTTACATCGCTACTCAGGGTCCTCTGCCTCACACCGTGCTGGACTTCTTGAGGATGCTGTGGGAGTACAacgtgaag GTCGTGGTGATGGCCTGTCGAGAAGTTGAGATGGGAAAG AAGAAGTGTGAGCGCTACTGGCCACAGAAACAAGAGCAGCCGTTCTTCTGTGAGCCTTTCTCAGTTTACTGC GATTCTGAGGAAAATAAAGGAGATTATCTGACAAGGACGTTAAGGGTGATTTATGGCAAC tGTAGCCGAACTGTGAAACAGCTGCACTACTTCAACTGGCCCGATCACGGCGTGCCAGACTCCATCCCTCCCATCCTGGACATGTTGCACGAGATGCGGTCCTACCAAGCCCACGACGACGTCCCCTTTTGCATCCACTGCAG TGCCGGCTGTGGGAGAACAGGAGCCCTGTGTGTCATCGACTACACCTGGAACCTGCTGAAGAAGCAG ATGATCTCTCCAGATTTCAATATCTACGACATAGTTCAAAACATGAGAACCCAGAGGCCCTCAGTGGTTCAAACCAAG GTTTTTGTTGTTTCACCTCAGGAACAATATGAGCTGGTGTACAGAACCATCAGGCTGCTGTTTGAGAGATATCTGCAGTGGGTGGAGGCAGAGACCCGCAGACATGAG ATGGCGATGGTCCCGTCCACGATCACGCCCGACCCTGAGAGCGAGCTGTCTGACCTCAGTGACGAGCTGGATTTGCTGCCACACTTCCAGCACCTGCTCGGCGAGGAGTGGGACGTTTCACCACAGCTCCGCTCCGACCTGCCTTCTGCTGCAGAACATCACATTGCCTTGCGAGCCATGGACTTGCAGAGGGAGCAGGAGCAGTGGCGCCTACATCCTGAGGCTCTGACCTCCACTCAGGAGCTGCAGGAAGGACCCAGGAGCCCGAGAGCAGTAGAGGAGAAGATCCAGCAGAGCGACATACCGTCGATGAACCCCTCACCTTTCCCAGTGGTGGCAGCAGCCATCTGTCTGATGGTGGAAGACCCCTACTTTGACACTCCCATAGGCTCCCCTTCATCCCAGGAGGCCGCGCTGGACGCCACACTGTGGACAGTTAGCTCCACGGTCAGCGCGCCCTCACTACTTCTGAACGACCTGGAGCTGCACTCTGCTGCAGGTAAAG ATCCTGGTCATAGCGATGAGGAggatcctcctcctctacctcaaCGAACCCCTGAATCCTTTGAGATGGCTGCGGCTGCAG AGCACTCGGATCCGTCTCAAAGGTTGATGGTTATCATTCCACCCAACGCTGCCGCGGAGGCTGTCAGGGAGTTGGGAG gTAATCCCCCCTCACCTGTCCCCCCACTTCCAGAGAGAACCCCTGAGTCCTTTGAGTTTGGCCTCGATCAAG CTCCCGTAGAGCAGAGGTCGGAGGTCACGCCGGCAGTGAACCTGAGCAGAATAGGAAAGTCTTCAGAGTGGTCCACTGCCTCGGCCTCTCACACCGACACCAAACCCTGGCTCAGGAGTAAG AGTATGAAAGCAAAAATGACCTTCACAG TAACACATCCTGAGGTTGCATCATCTCCGACCCCCCACCCTCACTGCCCCCCTCTGACTCCTCCGCTGCTTCCTCAAA CCGAGGAGAGCCTGACTCCTCCGCTTCCTGACAGAACACCCGAGTCCTTCGTCCTCCCCACCGAAGAGC CAGTTCAGGAGAAACCCTTCCCTCTGACATCACGGCCCCCGCCTCAGGTCGGCCTGTCCTCCGAGTGGGACGGCACCGCTCAGCCGAAGAGATTCCTCGATGTTGTGATGAGCAGGAGCAAG AGCGTTCGAGCGAAAGGTTCCAGACAAG TAGAGCCCCTGACTGCGTTCTGGCAGCTCGCTCCACCTGCTGTGGCCGTGGCTGGAGCAGGAAGTG cagcGGGGCAGCAGGATGTGCAGTGCAGACCCTCCCTGAACCCTGACACGTCAGGAAACAAATcggagaagagagatgagaagggTGTATCTCGATCGAGG AGTCTCAAGCTTTTtagacacaaacagaaac CTAAAACTGCACCTCCACCGCCTGTCACTCAACCTGGAACATCACCTCCATCAAACGGAGCCTCGTCAGTGTTCAAACTCG ATGATCAACATGACGCAGAGCTACAGGACTCGGACAGCTGGGAGTTTATTACGAGTCTCGCACACGAGTGGACGTGCAAAGCACCGAAGTGCCTTGTGCCCAGCCCTGCACTCTGTGCAGAAGATCAACTACAGTGA
- the ptpn22 gene encoding tyrosine-protein phosphatase non-receptor type 22 isoform X6 yields MEQQARILRSFLAQLERQEAADEQASNGIAGEFARLRSQSTKYRSDRTFPTKTAEKQENAKKNRYKDIVPFDHTRVKLTLTTAKDDTEYINASFIKGMSGSRAYIATQGPLPHTVLDFLRMLWEYNVKVVVMACREVEMGKKKCERYWPQKQEQPFFCEPFSVYCDSEENKGDYLTRTLRVIYGNCSRTVKQLHYFNWPDHGVPDSIPPILDMLHEMRSYQAHDDVPFCIHCSAGCGRTGALCVIDYTWNLLKKQMISPDFNIYDIVQNMRTQRPSVVQTKEQYELVYRTIRLLFERYLQWVEAETRRHEMAMVPSTITPDPESELSDLSDELDLLPHFQHLLGEEWDVSPQLRSDLPSAAEHHIALRAMDLQREQEQWRLHPEALTSTQELQEGPRSPRAVEEKIQQSDIPSMNPSPFPVVAAAICLMVEDPYFDTPIGSPSSQEAALDATLWTVSSTVSAPSLLLNDLELHSAAGKDPGHSDEEDPPPLPQRTPESFEMAAAAEHSDPSQRLMVIIPPNAAAEAVRELGGNPPSPVPPLPERTPESFEFGLDQAPVEQRSEVTPAVNLSRIGKSSEWSTASASHTDTKPWLRSKSMKAKMTFTVTHPEVASSPTPHPHCPPLTPPLLPQTEESLTPPLPDRTPESFVLPTEEPVQEKPFPLTSRPPPQVGLSSEWDGTAQPKRFLDVVMSRSKSVRAKGSRQVEPLTAFWQLAPPAVAVAGAGSAAAGQQDVQCRPSLNPDTSGNKSEKRDEKGVSRSRSLKLFRHKQKPKTAPPPPVTQPGTSPPSNGASSVFKLDDQHDAELQDSDSWEFITSLAHEWTCKAPKCLVPSPALCAEDQLQ; encoded by the exons AGGCTGAGAAGCCAGTCCACTAAGTACCGCAGTGACAGAACCTTCCCCACCAAGACCGCCGAGAAGCAGGAGAACGCCAAGAAGAACCGATACAAAGACATCGTTCCCT TTGATCACACCAGAGTAAAGCTCACACTCACCACCGCTAAAGATGACACCGAGTACATCAACGCCAGTTTCATCAAG GGCATGTCGGGGTCCAGGGCTTACATCGCTACTCAGGGTCCTCTGCCTCACACCGTGCTGGACTTCTTGAGGATGCTGTGGGAGTACAacgtgaag GTCGTGGTGATGGCCTGTCGAGAAGTTGAGATGGGAAAG AAGAAGTGTGAGCGCTACTGGCCACAGAAACAAGAGCAGCCGTTCTTCTGTGAGCCTTTCTCAGTTTACTGC GATTCTGAGGAAAATAAAGGAGATTATCTGACAAGGACGTTAAGGGTGATTTATGGCAAC tGTAGCCGAACTGTGAAACAGCTGCACTACTTCAACTGGCCCGATCACGGCGTGCCAGACTCCATCCCTCCCATCCTGGACATGTTGCACGAGATGCGGTCCTACCAAGCCCACGACGACGTCCCCTTTTGCATCCACTGCAG TGCCGGCTGTGGGAGAACAGGAGCCCTGTGTGTCATCGACTACACCTGGAACCTGCTGAAGAAGCAG ATGATCTCTCCAGATTTCAATATCTACGACATAGTTCAAAACATGAGAACCCAGAGGCCCTCAGTGGTTCAAACCAAG GAACAATATGAGCTGGTGTACAGAACCATCAGGCTGCTGTTTGAGAGATATCTGCAGTGGGTGGAGGCAGAGACCCGCAGACATGAG ATGGCGATGGTCCCGTCCACGATCACGCCCGACCCTGAGAGCGAGCTGTCTGACCTCAGTGACGAGCTGGATTTGCTGCCACACTTCCAGCACCTGCTCGGCGAGGAGTGGGACGTTTCACCACAGCTCCGCTCCGACCTGCCTTCTGCTGCAGAACATCACATTGCCTTGCGAGCCATGGACTTGCAGAGGGAGCAGGAGCAGTGGCGCCTACATCCTGAGGCTCTGACCTCCACTCAGGAGCTGCAGGAAGGACCCAGGAGCCCGAGAGCAGTAGAGGAGAAGATCCAGCAGAGCGACATACCGTCGATGAACCCCTCACCTTTCCCAGTGGTGGCAGCAGCCATCTGTCTGATGGTGGAAGACCCCTACTTTGACACTCCCATAGGCTCCCCTTCATCCCAGGAGGCCGCGCTGGACGCCACACTGTGGACAGTTAGCTCCACGGTCAGCGCGCCCTCACTACTTCTGAACGACCTGGAGCTGCACTCTGCTGCAGGTAAAG ATCCTGGTCATAGCGATGAGGAggatcctcctcctctacctcaaCGAACCCCTGAATCCTTTGAGATGGCTGCGGCTGCAG AGCACTCGGATCCGTCTCAAAGGTTGATGGTTATCATTCCACCCAACGCTGCCGCGGAGGCTGTCAGGGAGTTGGGAG gTAATCCCCCCTCACCTGTCCCCCCACTTCCAGAGAGAACCCCTGAGTCCTTTGAGTTTGGCCTCGATCAAG CTCCCGTAGAGCAGAGGTCGGAGGTCACGCCGGCAGTGAACCTGAGCAGAATAGGAAAGTCTTCAGAGTGGTCCACTGCCTCGGCCTCTCACACCGACACCAAACCCTGGCTCAGGAGTAAG AGTATGAAAGCAAAAATGACCTTCACAG TAACACATCCTGAGGTTGCATCATCTCCGACCCCCCACCCTCACTGCCCCCCTCTGACTCCTCCGCTGCTTCCTCAAA CCGAGGAGAGCCTGACTCCTCCGCTTCCTGACAGAACACCCGAGTCCTTCGTCCTCCCCACCGAAGAGC CAGTTCAGGAGAAACCCTTCCCTCTGACATCACGGCCCCCGCCTCAGGTCGGCCTGTCCTCCGAGTGGGACGGCACCGCTCAGCCGAAGAGATTCCTCGATGTTGTGATGAGCAGGAGCAAG AGCGTTCGAGCGAAAGGTTCCAGACAAG TAGAGCCCCTGACTGCGTTCTGGCAGCTCGCTCCACCTGCTGTGGCCGTGGCTGGAGCAGGAAGTG cagcagcGGGGCAGCAGGATGTGCAGTGCAGACCCTCCCTGAACCCTGACACGTCAGGAAACAAATcggagaagagagatgagaagggTGTATCTCGATCGAGG AGTCTCAAGCTTTTtagacacaaacagaaac CTAAAACTGCACCTCCACCGCCTGTCACTCAACCTGGAACATCACCTCCATCAAACGGAGCCTCGTCAGTGTTCAAACTCG ATGATCAACATGACGCAGAGCTACAGGACTCGGACAGCTGGGAGTTTATTACGAGTCTCGCACACGAGTGGACGTGCAAAGCACCGAAGTGCCTTGTGCCCAGCCCTGCACTCTGTGCAGAAGATCAACTACAGTGA